One genomic region from Mastacembelus armatus chromosome 21, fMasArm1.2, whole genome shotgun sequence encodes:
- the LOC113123702 gene encoding cyclin-dependent kinase 5 activator 2-like, with product MGTVLSISPATKKASIMDAEVAGDGLKNDKSLKRHSMFVSLSWKKLVANSAKKSAKKVTPNPLPTRELPSSQVAQLNNENIRKTHQTEEKKPKAPIPVPVPTVPTVPTVPTQNSDAVVPNGRVSSVQKQPNSLALVSPRKIVIQASTGELLRCLGDFMCRRCFKLKDLNSGEVILWFRNIDRTLLLQGWQDQGFITPANLVFVYLLCEDTITDSVDSPAELQGTFQTCLYLAYSYMGNEISYPLKPFMIESNKDVFWDTSLRIINRMSAKMLQLNADPHFFTEVFQDLKNQRDTNESNLDR from the coding sequence ATGGGTACCGTCCTCTCTATATCTCCCGCGACTAAAAAGGCATCTATTATGGATGCTGAGGTCGCAGGAGATGGACTCAAAAATGACAAGAGCCTCAAGCGGCACTCGATGTTCGTCTCTCTTTCCTGGAAGAAGCTGGTGGCCAATTCGGCCAAGAAGAGTGCCAAGAAAGTGACCCCGAACCCGCTGCCCACCCGCGAACTCCCGTCCAGCCAGGTGGCTCAGCTCAACAACGAAAACATCAGGAAAACGCACCAAACCGAAGAGAAGAAACCCAAAGCGCCCATCCCAGTCCCGGTGCCCACGGTCCCCACGGTCCCCACGGTCCCCACGCAAAACAGCGACGCTGTCGTACCAAACGGGCGGGTTTCTTCGGTCCAGAAACAACCCAACAGCTTGGCTCTGGTGTCGCCGAGGAAGATAGTCATCCAGGCTTCCACGGGGGAGCTGCTGCGCTGCCTGGGGGACTTTATGTGCCGCAGGTGTTTTAAACTGAAGGATTTAAACAGCGGAGAGGTGATCCTCTGGTTCCGAAACATCGACCGGACTCTTTTGCTCCAGGGCTGGCAGGACCAGGGCTTCATCACACCGGCCAACTTGGTGTTCGTGTACCTGTTGTGCGAAGACACGATAACGGACAGTGTCGACAGCCCGGCCGAGCTGCAGGGCACCTTTCAGACTTGCCTCTACCTCGCCTACTCCTACATGGGCAACGAGATCTCCTACCCACTAAAGCCGTTCATGATCGAGTCGAACAAGGACGTTTTCTGGGACACGTCGCTCCGGATCATCAACAGGATGAGTGCTAAAATGCTGCAGCTCAATGCAGACCCGCACTTTTTCACCGAGGTCTTCCAGGACCTCAAAAACCAACGAGATACCAACGAGTCAAACCTGGATCGCTGA